In Pongo pygmaeus isolate AG05252 chromosome 13, NHGRI_mPonPyg2-v2.0_pri, whole genome shotgun sequence, one genomic interval encodes:
- the SMIM27 gene encoding small integral membrane protein 27 isoform X2 produces the protein MKPVSRRTLDWIYSVLLLAIVLISWGCIIYASMVSARRQLRKKYPDKIFGTNENL, from the exons ATGAAGCCAGTAAGTCGTCGCACGCTGGACTGGATTTATTCAGTG TTGCTGCTTGCCATCGTTTTAATCTCCTGGGGCTGCATCATCTATGCTTCTATGGTGTCTGCAAGACGACAGCTAAGGAAGAAATACCCAGACAAAATCTTTGGGACGAATGAAAATTTGTAA
- the SMIM27 gene encoding small integral membrane protein 27 isoform X1, giving the protein MKPVSRRTLDWIYSVHPETPKSIPELSISLPHLDSASSWRIRSSASYLLLAIVLISWGCIIYASMVSARRQLRKKYPDKIFGTNENL; this is encoded by the exons ATGAAGCCAGTAAGTCGTCGCACGCTGGACTGGATTTATTCAGTG CACCCAGAAACTCCAAAATCCATTCCTGAATTAAGCATTTCACTCCCTCACCTCGACTCCGCCTCTTCCTGGAGGATACGATCTTCCGCTTCTTAC TTGCTGCTTGCCATCGTTTTAATCTCCTGGGGCTGCATCATCTATGCTTCTATGGTGTCTGCAAGACGACAGCTAAGGAAGAAATACCCAGACAAAATCTTTGGGACGAATGAAAATTTGTAA
- the TOPORS gene encoding E3 ubiquitin-protein ligase Topors isoform X2: MIMASAAKEFKMDNFSPKAGTSKLQQTVPADASPDSKCPICLDRFDNVSYLDRCLHKFCFRCVQEWSKNKAECPLCKQPFDSIFHSVRAEDDFKEYVLRPSYNGSFVTPDRRFRYRTTLTRERNASVYSPSGPVNRRTTTPPDSGVLFEGLGISTRPRDVEIPQFMRQIAVRRPTTADERSLRKIQEQDIINFRRTLYRAGARVRNIEDGGRYRDISAEFFRRNPACLHRLVPWLKRELTVLFGAHGSLVNIVQHIIMSNVTRYDLESQAFVSDLRPFLLNRTEHFIHEFISFARSPFNMAAFDQHANYDCPAPSYEEGSHSDSSVITISPDEAETQELDINVATVSQAPWDDETPGPSYSSSEQVHVTMSSLLNTSDSSDEELVTGGATSQIQGVQTNEDLNNDSDDSSDNCVIVGFVKPLAERTPELVELSSDSEDLGSYEKMETVKTQEQEQSYSSGDSDVSRCSSPHSVLGKDEQINKGHCDSSTRIKSKKEEKRSTSLSSPRNLSSSVRGDRVYSPYNHRHRKRGRSRSSDSRSQSRSGHDQKNHRKHHGKKRMKSKRSRSRESSRPRGRRDKKRSRTRDSSWSRRSQTLSLSSESTSRSRSRSSDHGKRRSRSRNRDRYYLRNNYGSRYKWEYTYYSRNKDRDGYESSYRRRTLSRAHYSRQSSSPEFRGQSFSERTNARKKNNHSERKYYYYERHRSRSLSSNRSRTASTGTDRVRNEKPGGKRKYKTRHLEGTNEVAQPSREFASKAKDSHYQKSSSKFDGNYKNESDTFSDSRSSDRETKHKRRKRKTRSLSVEIVYEGKATDTTKHHKKKKKKHKKKHKKHHGDNASHSPVVITIDSDSDKDSEVKEDTECDNSGPQDPLQNEFLAPSLEPFETKDVVTIEDEFGVLDKECDIATLTNNLNNANKTVDNIPPLAASVEQTLDVREESTFVSDLENQPSNIVSVQTEPSRQLPSPRTSLMSVCLGRDCDMS; the protein is encoded by the exons ATG ATAATGGCATCAGCTGCTAAGGAATTTAAAATGGACAACTTTTCACCTAAAGCTGGCACTAGCAAATTGCAACAGACAGTACCAGCTGATGCATCTCCTGATTCTAAGTGTCCGATATGCTTGGATAGATTTGATAATGTGTCTTACTTAGATCGCTGCTTACATAAGTTCTGTTTTCGCTGTGTACAGGAGTGGTCAAAAAACAAAGCTGAATGCCCACTATGTAAACAGCCCTTtgattctattttccattctgtGAGGGCAGAAGATGACTTCAAGGAGTATGTCCTAAGGCCTTCGTATAATGGTTCTTTTGTCACCCCTGATCGACGATTTCGCTACCGTACAACTCTGACAAGGGAACGAAATGCTTCTGTTTATTCACCTAGTGGTCCTGTGAACAGAAGAACAACAACTCCACCAGATAGTGGAGTACTATTCGAAGGGTTAGGCATTTCAACAAGACCTAGAGATGTTGAAATTCCTCAATTTATGAGACAAATTGCAGTAAGGAGGCCAACTACGGCAGATGAAAGATCTTTGCGGAAAATTCAAGAACAagatattattaattttagacGAACTCTCTATCGTGCTGGTGCTCGAGTTAGAAATATTGAAGATGGTGGCCGCTACAGGGATATTTCAGCTGAATTTTTCCGTAGAAATCCAGCTTGCCTTCACAGATTAGTCCCCTGGTTAAAACGTGAACTTACAGTTCTTTTTGGAGCTCATGGATCTTTAGTGAATATTGTCCAGCATATTATCATGAGTAATGTTACTCGCTATGACTTGGAGAGTCAGGCATTTGTGTCTGATTTAAGACCATTTTTACTTAATCGAACTGAGCATTTTATACATGAATTTATCAGTTTTGCCCGATCTCCTTTTAACATGGCAGCCTTTGACCAGCATGCCAATTATGATTGCCCTGCTCCTTCATATGAAGAAGGCAGCCATTCTGATTCTTCAGTCATAACAATATCTCCAGATGAGGCTGAGACCCAAGAGCTGGATATTAATGTAGCTACTGTTAGTCAGGCACCATGGGATGATGAAACTCCAGGACCATCTTACTCAAGCTCAGAGCAGGTACACGTTACTATGTCTTCTCTTTTAAATACTTCTGACAGTTCAGATGAAGAACTTGTCACAGGAGGAGCCACATCTCAGATACAAGGAGTACAAACCAATGAGGACCTAAATAATGACAGTGATGATTCTTCAGATAATTGTGTCATTGTTGGGTTTGTTAAACCACTAGCTGAGAGGACCCCAGAACTTGTTGAACTGTCCTCTGATTCTGAGGACTTAGGTTCTTATGAGAAAATGGAGACAGTCAAGACACAAGAACAGGAGCAATCTTACAGTTCTGGTGATAGCGATGTTAGTAGATGCTCATCTCCACATTCTGTCCTTGGAAaggatgaacaaataaataaaggtcaTTGTGATTCTAGTACAAGAATCAAatcaaagaaggaagagaaacgATCTACATCATTGTCATCTCCCAGAAACCTGAGCTCATCTGTAAGAGGAGACAGAGTATATTCTCCATATAAccacagacacagaaagaggGGAAGATCAAGAAGTTCAGATTCACGTTCTCAGAGTAGAAGTGGGCATGATCAGAAAAATCATAGAAAGCATCATGGGAAGAAAAGGATGAAAAGTAAACGATCCAGAAGCAGGGAAAGTAGCAGACCTAGagggagaagagacaaaaagAGATCAAGAACTAGAGATAGCAGTTGGTCCAGAAGaagccaaactctgtctctaagTAGTGAAAGCACAAGCAGATCAAGGTCTCGTAGCAGTGATCATGGTAAAAGAAGATCACGGAGCAGAAATAGAGATcgttattatttaagaaataattatggAAGCAGATACAAATGGGAGTATACTTATTACAGTAGAAACAAGGACAGGGATGGGTATGAATCATCTTACAGGAGGAGGACTCTGTCCAGAGCTCATTATTCCAGACAGTCTTCAAGTCCAGAATTTAGAGGTCAGTCTTTTTCTGAAAGAACAaatgctaggaaaaaaaataatcacaGTGAGAGGAAGTATTACTACTATGAAAGGCACAGATCAAGGAGCCTGTCTAGTAACAGATCAAGAACTGCATCTACCGGGACTGACCGGGTGAGAAATGAAAAGCCTGGAGGGAAACGAAAATACAAAACACGGCATTTGGAGGGTACTAACGAAGTGGCTCAGCCATCTCGTGAATTTGCTTCTAAAGCAAAGGACAGTCATTACCAAAAATCTTCATCAAAATTCGATGGAAACTACAAAAATGAGAGTGATACCTTTTCAGACAGCCGATCATCAGACAGAGagacaaaacacaaaagaagaaaaaggaagacccGGAGCCTAAGTGTAGAGATAGTTTATGAAGGAAAAGCTACTGATACAACTAAacaccataaaaagaaaaagaagaaacataagaAGAAGCATAAGAAACACCATGGAGATAATGCTTCACATTCCCCAGTTGTAATTACCATTGACAGTGACAGTGATAAGGATTCTGAAGTAAAGGAGGATACAGAATGTGATAATAGTGGTCCTCAAGACCCTCTACAAAATGAGTTTTTGGCTCCTTCCTTGGAACCATTTGAAACTAAAGATGTAGTTACAATAGAAGATGAATTTGGTGTGCTGGACAAGGAATGTGATATTGCCACACTTACTAACAACTTGAATAATGCCAACAAAACTGTAGATAATATTCCACCTCTGGCAGCTTCAGTTGAACAAACTCTCGATGTAAGAGAAGAGAGCACCTTTGTTTCCGATTTGGAGAACCAGCCCAGTAACATTGTGTCTGTTCAAACTGAGCCATCAAGGCAGTTGCCATCTCCACGGACATCATTAATGTCAGTATGTCTTGGTAGAGACTGTGATATGTCTTAA
- the TOPORS gene encoding E3 ubiquitin-protein ligase Topors isoform X1, with protein sequence MGSQPPLGSPLSREEGEAPPPAPASEGRRRSRRVRLRGSCRHRPSFLGCRELAASAPARPAPASSEIMASAAKEFKMDNFSPKAGTSKLQQTVPADASPDSKCPICLDRFDNVSYLDRCLHKFCFRCVQEWSKNKAECPLCKQPFDSIFHSVRAEDDFKEYVLRPSYNGSFVTPDRRFRYRTTLTRERNASVYSPSGPVNRRTTTPPDSGVLFEGLGISTRPRDVEIPQFMRQIAVRRPTTADERSLRKIQEQDIINFRRTLYRAGARVRNIEDGGRYRDISAEFFRRNPACLHRLVPWLKRELTVLFGAHGSLVNIVQHIIMSNVTRYDLESQAFVSDLRPFLLNRTEHFIHEFISFARSPFNMAAFDQHANYDCPAPSYEEGSHSDSSVITISPDEAETQELDINVATVSQAPWDDETPGPSYSSSEQVHVTMSSLLNTSDSSDEELVTGGATSQIQGVQTNEDLNNDSDDSSDNCVIVGFVKPLAERTPELVELSSDSEDLGSYEKMETVKTQEQEQSYSSGDSDVSRCSSPHSVLGKDEQINKGHCDSSTRIKSKKEEKRSTSLSSPRNLSSSVRGDRVYSPYNHRHRKRGRSRSSDSRSQSRSGHDQKNHRKHHGKKRMKSKRSRSRESSRPRGRRDKKRSRTRDSSWSRRSQTLSLSSESTSRSRSRSSDHGKRRSRSRNRDRYYLRNNYGSRYKWEYTYYSRNKDRDGYESSYRRRTLSRAHYSRQSSSPEFRGQSFSERTNARKKNNHSERKYYYYERHRSRSLSSNRSRTASTGTDRVRNEKPGGKRKYKTRHLEGTNEVAQPSREFASKAKDSHYQKSSSKFDGNYKNESDTFSDSRSSDRETKHKRRKRKTRSLSVEIVYEGKATDTTKHHKKKKKKHKKKHKKHHGDNASHSPVVITIDSDSDKDSEVKEDTECDNSGPQDPLQNEFLAPSLEPFETKDVVTIEDEFGVLDKECDIATLTNNLNNANKTVDNIPPLAASVEQTLDVREESTFVSDLENQPSNIVSVQTEPSRQLPSPRTSLMSVCLGRDCDMS encoded by the exons ATG GGGTCGCAGCCGCCGCTGGGGTCTCCGCTGTCTCGCGAGGAGGGTGAAGCGCCCCCGCCTGCTCCCGCTTCGGAGGGTAGGCGGAGAAGTCGCCGGGTACGCCTTCGCGGATCCTGCCGTCACCGACCTAGCTTTCTGGGCTGCCGGGAGCTCGCGGCGAGCGCCCCAGCCAGGCCTGCGCCGGCATCCTCCGAG ATAATGGCATCAGCTGCTAAGGAATTTAAAATGGACAACTTTTCACCTAAAGCTGGCACTAGCAAATTGCAACAGACAGTACCAGCTGATGCATCTCCTGATTCTAAGTGTCCGATATGCTTGGATAGATTTGATAATGTGTCTTACTTAGATCGCTGCTTACATAAGTTCTGTTTTCGCTGTGTACAGGAGTGGTCAAAAAACAAAGCTGAATGCCCACTATGTAAACAGCCCTTtgattctattttccattctgtGAGGGCAGAAGATGACTTCAAGGAGTATGTCCTAAGGCCTTCGTATAATGGTTCTTTTGTCACCCCTGATCGACGATTTCGCTACCGTACAACTCTGACAAGGGAACGAAATGCTTCTGTTTATTCACCTAGTGGTCCTGTGAACAGAAGAACAACAACTCCACCAGATAGTGGAGTACTATTCGAAGGGTTAGGCATTTCAACAAGACCTAGAGATGTTGAAATTCCTCAATTTATGAGACAAATTGCAGTAAGGAGGCCAACTACGGCAGATGAAAGATCTTTGCGGAAAATTCAAGAACAagatattattaattttagacGAACTCTCTATCGTGCTGGTGCTCGAGTTAGAAATATTGAAGATGGTGGCCGCTACAGGGATATTTCAGCTGAATTTTTCCGTAGAAATCCAGCTTGCCTTCACAGATTAGTCCCCTGGTTAAAACGTGAACTTACAGTTCTTTTTGGAGCTCATGGATCTTTAGTGAATATTGTCCAGCATATTATCATGAGTAATGTTACTCGCTATGACTTGGAGAGTCAGGCATTTGTGTCTGATTTAAGACCATTTTTACTTAATCGAACTGAGCATTTTATACATGAATTTATCAGTTTTGCCCGATCTCCTTTTAACATGGCAGCCTTTGACCAGCATGCCAATTATGATTGCCCTGCTCCTTCATATGAAGAAGGCAGCCATTCTGATTCTTCAGTCATAACAATATCTCCAGATGAGGCTGAGACCCAAGAGCTGGATATTAATGTAGCTACTGTTAGTCAGGCACCATGGGATGATGAAACTCCAGGACCATCTTACTCAAGCTCAGAGCAGGTACACGTTACTATGTCTTCTCTTTTAAATACTTCTGACAGTTCAGATGAAGAACTTGTCACAGGAGGAGCCACATCTCAGATACAAGGAGTACAAACCAATGAGGACCTAAATAATGACAGTGATGATTCTTCAGATAATTGTGTCATTGTTGGGTTTGTTAAACCACTAGCTGAGAGGACCCCAGAACTTGTTGAACTGTCCTCTGATTCTGAGGACTTAGGTTCTTATGAGAAAATGGAGACAGTCAAGACACAAGAACAGGAGCAATCTTACAGTTCTGGTGATAGCGATGTTAGTAGATGCTCATCTCCACATTCTGTCCTTGGAAaggatgaacaaataaataaaggtcaTTGTGATTCTAGTACAAGAATCAAatcaaagaaggaagagaaacgATCTACATCATTGTCATCTCCCAGAAACCTGAGCTCATCTGTAAGAGGAGACAGAGTATATTCTCCATATAAccacagacacagaaagaggGGAAGATCAAGAAGTTCAGATTCACGTTCTCAGAGTAGAAGTGGGCATGATCAGAAAAATCATAGAAAGCATCATGGGAAGAAAAGGATGAAAAGTAAACGATCCAGAAGCAGGGAAAGTAGCAGACCTAGagggagaagagacaaaaagAGATCAAGAACTAGAGATAGCAGTTGGTCCAGAAGaagccaaactctgtctctaagTAGTGAAAGCACAAGCAGATCAAGGTCTCGTAGCAGTGATCATGGTAAAAGAAGATCACGGAGCAGAAATAGAGATcgttattatttaagaaataattatggAAGCAGATACAAATGGGAGTATACTTATTACAGTAGAAACAAGGACAGGGATGGGTATGAATCATCTTACAGGAGGAGGACTCTGTCCAGAGCTCATTATTCCAGACAGTCTTCAAGTCCAGAATTTAGAGGTCAGTCTTTTTCTGAAAGAACAaatgctaggaaaaaaaataatcacaGTGAGAGGAAGTATTACTACTATGAAAGGCACAGATCAAGGAGCCTGTCTAGTAACAGATCAAGAACTGCATCTACCGGGACTGACCGGGTGAGAAATGAAAAGCCTGGAGGGAAACGAAAATACAAAACACGGCATTTGGAGGGTACTAACGAAGTGGCTCAGCCATCTCGTGAATTTGCTTCTAAAGCAAAGGACAGTCATTACCAAAAATCTTCATCAAAATTCGATGGAAACTACAAAAATGAGAGTGATACCTTTTCAGACAGCCGATCATCAGACAGAGagacaaaacacaaaagaagaaaaaggaagacccGGAGCCTAAGTGTAGAGATAGTTTATGAAGGAAAAGCTACTGATACAACTAAacaccataaaaagaaaaagaagaaacataagaAGAAGCATAAGAAACACCATGGAGATAATGCTTCACATTCCCCAGTTGTAATTACCATTGACAGTGACAGTGATAAGGATTCTGAAGTAAAGGAGGATACAGAATGTGATAATAGTGGTCCTCAAGACCCTCTACAAAATGAGTTTTTGGCTCCTTCCTTGGAACCATTTGAAACTAAAGATGTAGTTACAATAGAAGATGAATTTGGTGTGCTGGACAAGGAATGTGATATTGCCACACTTACTAACAACTTGAATAATGCCAACAAAACTGTAGATAATATTCCACCTCTGGCAGCTTCAGTTGAACAAACTCTCGATGTAAGAGAAGAGAGCACCTTTGTTTCCGATTTGGAGAACCAGCCCAGTAACATTGTGTCTGTTCAAACTGAGCCATCAAGGCAGTTGCCATCTCCACGGACATCATTAATGTCAGTATGTCTTGGTAGAGACTGTGATATGTCTTAA